GCATCCCGAGGAACAACCACCTGTGTCAGAGTAACAtgccaaaaaaataattattttgataATTTCAGATAAATTATATCTATCTAGAGTTAGACAGCTCTACACCCTGCCTGCTGTCAATTCGTGtgctgaaaagaacattttccaaAACTTGTGCAGACCTCAAAGAAGAGGTGATAAgcattctcatttatttttttccagcagtggCATTTAGAAAGTCAGGCCGCAATACAGCAAGTGAAAGGCTGGCATTTTGTGAACAGAAATCCACTTTTGGGTAAAGCATTTCTTgagcactgaaataaattacattCTCACAAGTTGCACAAGGTAACCCCTGCAAGCAGAACTATCAGAGGAAAGGCTACAAACTACAGAAGTTTCAAATATCTACACAACATAATGCCAAGGCAGAATTCGCAATTGTAGCTACTGGGCAGTAGCCAGCAGGACAATGACTCTTGCAGCTTCTCTCCTGTGATACACTTCCCCATCATCACGAAGGTCAGGCTCTAACAAATTGGTGGACATTCCCTCCCCCCCAGTTACTTTTCTTGATAACATTTAACATATTTTACACTTCAAGAaagctgggaaggaggaggggggagggagggtgaGGGTAGGAACAATGGGACAGTTGGAACAAAAGTAACTTAAATTCCCAGTTTTAACACACAGAAGTAAAAGCCCCTGACATGTAACAGCTACCAACATCAGAGAATTCAAAACCATTTATGCGTTCCCAGCATGTGACTAATCTCAGCTATGAAAGTCTGTAGCGGTCATGTTTCAACTTCTGTTTAACCCAATCCTCTGGATATTCAGTTTCAAATAGTTTAATGCAAAACTTAAAGGAAGTTGTAGACAGctgattttatttaaagcacacctacaagtttatttttcttattatcaAACTCGTGAGCTCTGAgggttttcctctttgttttcgtTTTCAAATCAGCCCAACTGGGAAGAAGCTACAAGAACCAAATGGGCTGGGTAATGTATCAGTAGATATACCAAAAAATATGTTTGCCCCAATATTAGTTTTGCCTTTTCAGCACCCTCAAGAAGACAACGCTGCCAGAATGCACTATTTCTATACTCCAGCCCTTTCACTGGCTACCAGCTAGCCACAAGTCAAAATACATGTCACTTCAGTTTTAATACTGTTTGTTTTCCATCCTGCCACATCCCACCTTGTTGCTTTGGGACTGTGAAACTGATATTGCAGTTTCACAACAGCTTAAATCTGCCAGAACCAGTTCTACTGCTACTACCCTTTCTTCCTGTGCAACCAGAGATACTGCTGAGTTACCTCTTTCCATCAGGACAAGACAGAGCTGCACCAGTCTCTCAGCCTCTGCTGGTTTAAGCTGAGACTGAACAACCTCCCTGTaccctggctgcagcacagccatcaCTCCACATTCCAGCACATGCTTCTTCCCAGAGTCCCTCTGCAAAGTCCGACAACTACCGGTTCTAAAGACATACATTTACATATGTTCTAACAAAGTCGGCTAGTCTCACTGTGTACAAGTATGACAACTGGCAACAGAAACGCTTGCTCTGTCCAAAAGCTGCAGTGCCCTTTCAATATGAAAGTCTGCCATAAATATTTCCACTATTAACACAAAAGCCATTAATACTTATAGTATGATACAAACCGTATTACTCATAGCTTACATTTCAACcacaaaataatttatcttGCCCATACAACTCaacaagcattttaaaacaaagtagCACATTAAAGTTGCCAAAAACCTCCTTCTatgaattttgcttttctttataaatCTATCCCAATTTTACAGTAAATCAGTTCCTTTACACTCAAACTCTACACTGATAGGAACAGAGCTCAAAAGCTTAATTTTAGTCAGATTATTTCAGAGCTTACCAAGAttactttaaaatgctgtaCGGATGTTCCATGCACCAGAAAACTAGTTAGGGTATAGGTATGacaaaagaaatacagctttgGAGACTTTTATTTCACTCAATTGTCTGCTGTATCTCATCACATTTTTGTAGAATTACACACAACTTTGTGGCATTCTGAATTCAGGATTGCATACAAGAAAAGTATCTTCAGATGAAAGCTATACCACAATAATATTACCCATGAGTTAGCTACACTGTAACAAGTACACaaatcttaattttttattttaaaataagagttGCATGAAAAACTTCATACACAAGGACAAAATCTTATTTACAACTATATATAATACTTCACAAAATGCCAAGCACTGTAACCACCATTCAACTGCTCAAAATCTGTTTTGCAGAAGCCAAAACAGTAACTTACATTAGGAGTGGATAGCAAGCAAAAAAGAGACTACTTACTCCCAAATGACTAATTTTCTCATCCCATTGCACCTATTTCAAATTCTTACACCTTTATGGATGACAGATTTTCATGTCTTACACTCTACAACCAGAAACATTAGCTTAAAATCCTTGTAGCTGTTTATAAAATACATCTGTTCTCCTTTTCCAAGAACTGCCTACAGCTAAAATATTCTGTAGTATGCCCAGCTGATTCTTGAAATTATGCTTTTCAATTCAAAGACGCAAGCACTACAAATTCAGGTGAAATGATGAAAAAAGACGAGTCAGTCAGACAAAGCCCAATGAGTGGTTAAAAGTAGGAAGCCAGCTAGtaggttatttttaaatatatacacacacacctgAAACATGCAGATTGTAAAAAGATATTGCTGTGTATCTATTACATCCAGGTTCATACCTGTGTGAAGTATTTTCCATCTTGTTTCAGGACCTTCATTGAGAGGTCAAGAATCAACCGCAGAAATTCCCACGTGGAATCTGCAAGAGAGTATGATTTAAAACAGAACAGCACATTATTGACTTGTTCCCTATTACATATTCAAGACTTGCAATGTATCTACTGTTTAAAAAGTAGCTATCCTGTatcttaaaaaccaaaccaaaacttaaaccagcaagaaaaagaacagtaaaaCCCCCCACACAACCTATACATAACGGCAATGATGGTAGAAGTATATATTTCTCTTGACAGTAATTTTCCAGATGCTTCCAAATTTACTGGAGCATGAACTTCCCAAATACTTCCTCAAGAGTTACATGAGTTCAtacatgaatttaaaaaaagaccTAGTCACTTGCTAGTTTTTTCTTAACATTCAAGAAAAATCCATGAACAACAAATATGTTACTATCATTCTTTGCCTCTCAgatttgctattaaaaaaggcaagaatCAAGTGTTTTTGCTGCAAGCTGCCAACTATTACACAGCAAAAGGCCAGAAACATGGAAAATCCTCAgagtttaagaaaataaattagaagatTAACCTTCTTCTGGAGATGTGGAGATTGGAACAGCTGTCAGATCATTAATTACGTAATCAaacatccttccttctttgGCATACCTCTTCAATACAGGAATACAGTCTTCAATCAAAACCTGTAAGAACGAAATACTGTAGTCCTCTAAATACCCTAAAACTGACAAAGGAACAAATGTGGATTCACAGGAATTAAGAGGAGGGCGAAAGTATGTAATTAAgcaatgcatttaattttaggCTCAATTTTCGACTTCTTATATAAAAAGGAACAGCAGTTGTAGGAATTACAACGACAACACTGGCAATAAGGGACTGATTTTCCTAGCTCTGTCACTGATTGCTGGGTGACCACAGTTCTATTTACCAAATGGTAACAACAATTAGCAGTCCCCTgacataaaatatttgtatgaaGGGCCACATGTGTAGTACCATGCTACTTCTCTGTTAATCTGTTGTGTGCCTTTTTTTAGCTCACATCTGTAAATAAGTATGAGAGCACATTAAGgagcagtaatgaaaacaaaaaattcacAGGAAGATCTCAGATTACACCCGGACTAGTTCGTAGTGTCTGTCAGATAAAGCACTTACATACAAATTCAGATATTCTTAACAGCACAGGACAACTAACTTACACATGCATTTTTCTATCTTTTCATCAGTTTAAGGAATGATGTTTAACACTGCATCCTTACAgttacttcttttttatttgcaaGCTAGGCAATAAACAGGCTCCCATTTCAAATTCCTTAAAAGCTATATATAATTCTTTTTAAGAGTTTGAAAATAGAGTTACAATATTTTGACACCAATACTTATTTCCAAAAGAGGAAATCCTTCCCAGAATTGAGAAAGATCAGAAAACTTTTCCCCAAAACTTTACCATAGCAGTCTTCAAGGCTAGATGCAACTGTATTTGAAGTATCACttctaatgaaagaaaacaaaaacattaccTGATAGCACTCTCCATTCAGATTGTCTAAGACATCTCCACATGTTTTACGCATGTATTTTTTACACCCGTCGATCACCATTTGGTCAATGTTTGAAGCTGGTTAAGGCATTCTACATTCCAGAAATAATACAGGTAACAGTTTctatttcttcagaaagaaattctcAAAAAAGATGACATTCAAAGGAATAAGACGTATATCTTGGTATACATATTGCAACAGCCAACCTTATGTATTCACCTCCAGATTCAGTTAGAAGTTTAGGaatgcttctttttgtttttaagcactATTTATGATGCTTTAGGCTACCATTACTGTGAAAGCTTGAAATGTGAACAACAGGATGGTGTACTTAAAAACCCCATAAAGCTAAACTAAGTTAAGATTTTAACCTATATTTGCAAACCAATTCTTTTTAGTTTCTAACAAGGGGATCTCAAAACCTAGGGTGATCATATGGCTAACAGTGGTTTATATTACAAACTATTTGAATTACAGAATGTTGAAAACCTGATTTGTATCATTATGTTTAAGACAGGGCAAGAGTAGGTCATTCTGCCACCAACACAGTTCACTGAGTCCTgatgttccttttttcttctagatTAATTTTTTGTAGCATTTTTATAGCATTAATTTTTCTATAGCATTctttagaaaaacagaagaaccCAAGAAGGCAGGATTCAGCTGAAACCAGAGACTTGACAGACCTGTCTTCTGTTATCAGAGAAAATATCAGTCTGGTAACATAAATGTTTCCAGTTCTATGTAAATTGCTATCCAAGAGTTATACTATGGATTGAGAACCTGAAAGAAGGTGTTACATAATGACATACAAATATACAGTCACTGGGTCTCTCTAAGCTgacaaaaagaaatttcattttaaattctaTCTCCTCATGAAAATCAGAACCTGACAGTTAACTGTGTTCAATGCTAGGACATCACCAGAAAATGCAGGCTGAAAATGTTGAAATCAATTATCAGTCAAAGGATATCTCTACCATAGTAACCATCTTTGGCTTCAGTTTGACTATCTCATACAATATacctccatcacctcctcctaGGATTAGCACTTCTTTCCCAGTGTAGTCTTCCTTTCCGCTGCCCATTATGGCTTGAGTATATGCCAGGTCACTCTCTGCCAGATCTGgatgaaaggaagagaaagagttGGACAGAAACATTACATCTTTAATTCTCATTAATTAGTATAATAAAGACCAAAGTAAGAGCACCTACAGAAACATCCTAGCTCCCAGAGACAGTTGAGGTAACAAGAGGTTGGTGATTTAGCAAAGCTAGTAAGATCCTCCTCAGAATCCCACACAGCATTAGTATTAGGGCAAACCCAACAATAGCCATTTCACATTAGGAAGTACTGTGCGGCAAGAGAAAAAGTTATAGAGCAAAACTGTCAGCATTTCAGACAGTCATCCACGCTTGATACTTCAGTGAGTTTTTACCTAGGACTAGTGCTGCAAGAAACAAATCACGAGATTTTGTGAAAGCACACTCTGGATGCCAACTAAAAAGTACAACCTAGATGCACCCCAGTAGATCCCTGCACAGAAGTGTGACTTAACACGTAACTGCTGAAAAGCCCTGAAACATGCTTTCTAGTTGACTTACTCTTTATTAGCTCCAAAGCAGGCAACAATGCTCCAAAGCTGTAATAACATATCTGAGCTACAAGGGCAAACCTTTGTGCAGCAGCACATCATGGAATACCCTATCATTCTGGCTGGCAATCAGCACTTCGCTTGTAAGTGTACAATAACAAAATGacacaaagcagtattttaaaatcccATGGCAGGTAAATAAATAATGGCATACTTCCCTTTCTGTAAGGAACACTGTGACAACATTCAAACAAAACCTTATCTCCATATGAAACTGATAAAAGTTTCTGGCTAGAAGTATGGAATGCCTAGTTTGGTGATTTCAAATACAATTCTAACTGAATTAGAAAACACCTTGCTAATGAAATTCAGTAACACTTTTCAACTGCCATCTGCACAGAAATCCCCGACAGCTGCAGAAAGCTAAATGAACAGTTAGAGGTATTTCTGGTGATTTTGAAAATCTATAGTCAAATTTCTTAACTACTCTGCCATTAGACTGAAATTAGGTATTCTATCCCTAGATAGCAACATGCCTCATTAACATCAGTTAGTACTTTTCAACATAAGTCCTGAGAGATTTTACAAAGCCTACCCTTCCTTGATGTCTAGATTTTCTAACAAGCTGCACTCTTACCCAGTTTGAAAGAACAGTAGCTTCTCCCAAGTTCACTTTCAAAATTACAAAGCTGGGCAGACACAGAGTACCACATACACAGACAATCTCATAAGGTTCGGTTATTCTTCTCATTAACTTAAAGAGTTCACCTGAGCATTTTGAAGGAGACAAAGTCAGATGATGTTCACCTACAAAGCAGCTAAATAGCTTAAGATACAGTTGTCCTGTACCTCACCAAGCAAGTCATTCCTCTAGAGAATCAAGGGAACAGCAGGTTTACACAGACACACCTGCCCCCCAGCTCCTACTTCTTCCTATTTCTGTAGAATTCCACTGCATTTTGGAGGCTGACAAAGTAGCTTATTTTACTGTCAAGAAGAAGCCCTCAAGAGGTTGGACTTGCAACAAACAAGTAAAAGCTTAAATGAAAGGAGCAGAGTAAGCTCTCCCAGACAACACTGACTTCTACAGTCACAACACCTTCGgaaattttttttgtattctagATTTTACATTGCTCAGATTTCCTGATTAAAATGCTTTATACAGAGAAACATATTTTACTTTATATAGAGGAACATATATGTGGGTACACGcatgcatccctgcccatggcaggggatgatcttaaggtcctttccaaccctaactattctatgattctgtgaatgtaGCTTCCAACATTAGAACCATGACTGCTAGTAATCTATTAAAACTGTCCCATAGTGAGATAGAAAACTACACTTGCTACATTTTCAGACAGAAGATCCTGAAATGAGATAATACGTACTGACATCCCCACTGAGGATAAGAATATTCCCAAACTGTTTCGAATGCaggattttaatattttgaaaggGTGAATCTTCATCATAAACAACTTCATCTATGTCGTACTCCACCAGGCGCCCATCAGCTGTGGGCCAGTATCTATCGATGACACCTCCCCTCAAAATGGCTGGCAAtctagaaagaaataataagaaaaagtaTTGCAAAACATTTGagaatgtttattaaaaaaaatccctctagACATAGTGTGGATTCACcataataaatactgaaaagagGGATCTAAGAAAATTTGCAAGATTTAACACTCAACAGATAAGCCTACCAGCCATATGTTAAATACACATAACTTGTTAAGGCACTGATGAAACATTATATGGTGGTTCTTTATGTACAACTTCTATAATATGTACACGAATCTCTCTACCCTTAGAGGATATTTACATAACATGGCTAGAAACTGATAAAATACGAAAGCAGACTTCAGACCAAAAAAACATGACAAAACCTCTTCCCATCTTCAGCTCAGCTAAGAACGCCATTTCTTTGGGTTAGTGGACCTCACCCTCCTACAGTTGTACTGAGagacattttaaatacatacacaaaaaGTGAACTACTACAGTGTTTCAAATCGAGCCAGGTCACCCTGCAGTTTGTAAGCACAAACCCTGGTATCAGCTGACAGTTTGTGTTACTTTTAAAAGGCAGTTTGAGCACCTGCATAggttgctttggttttgctgtctgtATGGTTTTTATATTCTATATAGAGGTATCTTTCTCCAAATCACTACTTCACGTGTAAGGACAAACTATATTTGAAGTGGCAGTGAACGACCAAAATGATCGCATTCCATTTCAAGCAAAATGTGCAGATACAGAGTAAATGAGATTTCCCACACACTTGAAAGTTAAAAGCCTTCTTTCCCTACCCAGGAGGGTGTAGCAGAAGACCAGAAAGACAAGATGGTTTTAAATTCACTAGTGATTCTCAGTGAGCATTCCAGAAATATCTTTTACCCTCAGTGAGCCGCCAGATGGCAGCACATAGTGAGAGCAAGACCATCTATTCACTACATCAAAACAACTAAAGGTAGGAACAACTTTCCCAGCAGTATTAATCCTAGGACAGCTGCATGTGTGAAGCTAACACGAGAAGGATGCAAACACATTTACTTTGACGGGTGTGTGACAAGATCCATACCAGATCCGTTGCTGTAGGAAGTTCATCTTCCTATACCAAGGTAACCAAATTTATCTAGATCATTTCAGGCAGACCTTTTTCCTGATCCATTTTTAACAAGTTCCTATCATAGGGATTCCACAAACTCTTAATATCATATTTCAGTATTAGAATACCCTCAGAGAGTGTGCTTCTCCCtgatatacacatatatttgcAGACTGTGTGCCAGGTGAGGATTTACCAGTACAAATAAAGCAAGACAACTACCTTTCTTTTACACACAACTATACTACACCTTGAATGTTCTCTGTAATTACTTTTCAAATCACTACCACTGCACTTGTGGTCTTGTACAGCCTTCAGATAACTTTCTACTGTAGCACTGCTTCTCAGATTTCCCACTCCGTTGTTTGCTCCTTTGCTTTACAGAATCTTGTTGATTTTACacttctttttacttttctcaAAGTACTTCCACTTCTCTGTTCTTTAAAGCACCTCCTACACCTTCCAGCAAGTGCATGCCTGCAGTAAGTGCTCTTTGGCTTTGAGTTGCCAGTCACTGCCACTCACCAGGAAGACACCAACAtgaactgttttcttccagatCCCTGGGAAACTCCAGCATGAATGaatgctgtttcagcagcaggCAATGAATCACAGTCAGCAACCGTACAGTTCAATGTATAACCTTGTATTCAAAGTCAACCAAAATGACAGAAGGCTTGCAAAGCCTCCCTCCTTTAGTTATATTAAAACACTTCTATCTTCTTGGCAGGGCCCTGAAGCACAGAGGTTCTGCTGGCATTTTTGCCAAAAGTGCCCAAGGCCAGCACAAAAAGCCACAGCAGGGACAGAGCTGTCAGAGAAAGAGCTGTGGGAAACCTTAACAGGGAAGGGCCTTCTCCATAGGCTTGAGCTTTGTTTTAGCTTCAGCCCTTACCCCTAGTCCCTGTCCAATCTACTGGGCAGCTCTGTCCATACCTGCCCAAGTATTTCACCAGTCCTTGACACCTACTACCTCAGTCTCAGAGGTGCCTCAATACTACAGCCCATCCTGGCAGCCACAGGGCTGGGGCTGACCCTGGTCACCATCTACAGCCCTGTTCACCTTGTCGACAAGCTACGGGATGTGGCCTAACAGGCTGGTTCATGCCCTGGCCTATCCTCCTGACACCCTTGCTCTCCAGCCCTTCCAGAATAGTCTGCACTCACTTCCAGATTCCATTTTCTCCCACCATTTCATGCAACCACTGCAGCAAATTCAAAAAATAATCCTTGCCCAAAGCAACAATACTGGAGATGAAGCTTGCCAATATGAAAAACCTCACATGATCTTCAATAAATTCAAAATATTGGGGGGAAAGCCACATCTCTAAATTGCAGaggtatcaatttgatggatggaccactcggtggataaagaactagctggacggccacaca
This Lathamus discolor isolate bLatDis1 chromosome 4, bLatDis1.hap1, whole genome shotgun sequence DNA region includes the following protein-coding sequences:
- the SMS gene encoding spermine synthase produces the protein MAAARHSTLDFLLGATADCNAVLKALQPIFQEQGMTETVHNWEDHGYLATYIKKNGSFANLRIHPHGLVLVDLQSYSDYTKGREEVDQLLNRVEERMKELFHGNIKRVKRLPAILRGGVIDRYWPTADGRLVEYDIDEVVYDEDSPFQNIKILHSKQFGNILILSGDVNLAESDLAYTQAIMGSGKEDYTGKEVLILGGGDGGILYEIVKLKPKMVTMVEIDQMVIDGCKKYMRKTCGDVLDNLNGECYQVLIEDCIPVLKRYAKEGRMFDYVINDLTAVPISTSPEEDSTWEFLRLILDLSMKVLKQDGKYFTQGNCINLTDALTLYEEQLSRLYCPVEFSKETVCVPSYMELWVFYTIWKKQADI